From Nocardioides daedukensis, the proteins below share one genomic window:
- a CDS encoding ABC transporter ATP-binding protein, whose protein sequence is MTAPEMRALELRGVTLTYPDGAGRLTALDDVSMTVARGELVAVVGPSGSGKSSLLAVAATLIRPDTGRVRIDGHEVTGLSRAGTSVVRRARIGLIFQQPNLIESLTALEQLTVTASLSGRPRVSATPEALELLDAVGLSSVAGRRPGQLSGGQRQRVNIARALIGGPSLLLVDEPTSALDHERGHVVMDLIRSITRERGVGTVLVTHDTGHLRPDDQVVECLDGRLRPRRAPAPDPVHGSA, encoded by the coding sequence ATGACGGCGCCCGAGATGCGTGCGCTCGAGCTGCGGGGCGTGACCCTCACCTATCCCGACGGGGCCGGGCGACTGACCGCGCTCGATGATGTCTCGATGACGGTGGCCCGGGGTGAGCTCGTGGCCGTCGTGGGTCCTTCGGGATCCGGCAAGTCGTCACTGCTGGCGGTTGCAGCCACGCTGATCCGCCCCGACACGGGCCGCGTGCGGATTGACGGTCACGAGGTGACCGGGCTGTCGCGTGCTGGGACCTCCGTCGTACGCCGCGCACGGATCGGCCTGATCTTCCAACAGCCGAACCTGATCGAGTCGCTCACCGCCCTGGAGCAGCTGACGGTGACCGCGTCCCTGTCCGGTCGCCCGCGCGTATCGGCCACGCCTGAAGCGCTGGAGCTGCTCGACGCGGTCGGTCTCTCGTCGGTGGCCGGCCGACGTCCCGGGCAGCTCTCGGGTGGGCAGCGCCAGCGGGTGAACATCGCCCGCGCACTGATCGGCGGTCCTTCCCTGCTGCTCGTCGACGAGCCCACTTCGGCGCTGGACCACGAGCGAGGCCACGTCGTGATGGACCTGATCAGGTCCATCACCCGCGAGCGTGGGGTGGGGACCGTGCTGGTCACCCACGACACGGGCCACCTGCGACCCGACGACCAGGTCGTGGAGTGCCTCGACGGACGGCTCAGGCCTCGGCGCGCTCCGGCACCCGACCCAGTGCACGGGTCAGCGTGA
- a CDS encoding pyridoxamine 5'-phosphate oxidase family protein has translation MSLHLLSDPDFLSFWAARHLCTVTTPRPDGSLHVTPMGIVLDAEARQAWGVTMDHSVKARNVRAGERVQVAVCQLDGPYWASLEGTAEILTDPVSVRRAEALYASRYRQPRENPTRVALRITLTRALGRVPERAEA, from the coding sequence ATGAGCCTCCACCTGCTGTCCGATCCCGACTTCCTGTCCTTCTGGGCAGCGCGGCACCTGTGCACGGTGACGACTCCTCGCCCCGACGGCTCCCTGCACGTGACCCCGATGGGCATCGTCCTGGATGCAGAGGCGCGACAAGCCTGGGGAGTGACCATGGACCACTCCGTGAAGGCCCGCAACGTGCGGGCCGGCGAGCGGGTCCAGGTGGCGGTGTGCCAGCTGGACGGGCCCTACTGGGCCTCGTTGGAGGGCACCGCTGAGATCCTCACCGATCCGGTATCGGTACGTCGTGCCGAGGCGCTCTATGCGTCGCGCTACCGCCAGCCGCGAGAGAACCCGACCCGGGTGGCCCTGCGGATCACGCTGACCCGTGCACTGGGTCGGGTGCCGGAGCGCGCCGAGGCCTGA